In the genome of Bradyrhizobium sp. CIAT3101, one region contains:
- a CDS encoding MBL fold metallo-hydrolase, with product MQITRRRLFGLLAGGAALVGIPSFWIARMKNYDGPVSDHFDGLHFFDPNGAPPRSLGEVFRWQFGGRRKREAWPDWVPNSHADTPPAGVDGDKVRLSFVGHASWLIQTGGLNILVDPVWSSRVSPVGWAGPKRHNDPGIAFEKLPKIDVVLVSHGHYDHLDITTLSRLAKNFAPRVVTPLGNDVTMRSADSAIKAEARDWHDRVELGGGIAVTLVPTRHWTARGMFDRNKALWASFVLETPAGKIYVVCDSGYGDGGHFRRVAEKHGPLRLAILPIGAYEPRWFMRDQHMNPEDAVKAMDDCGAQQALGHHHGTFQLTDEAIDAPAKALVEALDAAKIPQERFVAMKPGQVVEI from the coding sequence GTGCAGATCACCCGCCGCCGCCTCTTTGGACTGCTCGCAGGCGGGGCCGCGCTGGTCGGAATCCCGTCCTTTTGGATCGCCCGCATGAAAAATTATGACGGCCCTGTCTCCGATCATTTCGACGGCCTGCACTTCTTCGATCCGAACGGCGCGCCGCCGAGATCGCTCGGAGAGGTGTTCCGCTGGCAGTTCGGCGGGCGGCGGAAGCGCGAGGCCTGGCCGGATTGGGTGCCTAATTCTCATGCCGACACGCCGCCGGCGGGCGTCGACGGCGACAAGGTGCGGCTCTCCTTCGTCGGCCACGCCAGCTGGCTGATCCAGACCGGTGGCCTCAACATTCTCGTCGATCCCGTCTGGTCCTCGCGGGTCTCGCCGGTGGGGTGGGCCGGGCCGAAACGGCACAACGATCCCGGCATCGCTTTCGAGAAGCTGCCGAAGATCGACGTCGTGCTGGTCTCGCACGGGCACTACGATCATCTGGACATCACGACACTGTCGCGGCTCGCGAAGAATTTTGCGCCGCGCGTCGTCACCCCGCTCGGCAATGACGTGACGATGCGGAGCGCCGACTCCGCCATCAAGGCCGAGGCGCGCGACTGGCACGACCGCGTCGAGCTCGGCGGCGGCATCGCCGTAACGCTGGTGCCGACCCGGCACTGGACGGCACGCGGCATGTTCGACCGCAACAAGGCGCTGTGGGCGAGCTTCGTGCTGGAGACGCCGGCGGGGAAAATCTACGTGGTCTGCGATTCCGGCTATGGCGATGGCGGACATTTCCGCCGCGTCGCCGAGAAGCACGGGCCGCTGCGCCTGGCGATCCTGCCCATCGGCGCCTACGAGCCGCGCTGGTTCATGCGCGACCAACACATGAATCCGGAAGACGCCGTGAAAGCGATGGATGATTGCGGTGCGCAACAGGCGCTCGGGCATCATCACGGCACGTTCCAGCTGACCGATGAGGCGATCGATGCGCCGGCCAAGGCGCTGGTGGAAGCGCTCGACGCCGCAAAGATTCCGCAGGAGCGGTTCGTCGCGATGAAGCCGGGGCAGGTGGTGGAGATTTAG
- a CDS encoding SIMPL domain-containing protein (The SIMPL domain is named for its presence in mouse protein SIMPL (signalling molecule that associates with mouse pelle-like kinase). Bacterial member BP26, from Brucella, was shown to assemble into a channel-like structure, while YggE from E. coli has been associated with resistance to oxidative stress.), producing MKKPAALAALLAATLLAAPARADDFPSAITVSGEATVSVAPDLAQIDAGVANDAKSAKEASDANNAAMGKVLLALKGAGIDEKDYQTSRLSLQPQYGQNKSTGASPVVGFRASNRVTVKIRDVTKVAGIIDTLVGAGANDIGNISFEVTQASKLLDDARERAVADARRKAEIYARATGVTLGAPLSVSEGGAPMPLFKGRMAAAPMAAPSAVAPGEETLSVTVNVSWAIKPKEQ from the coding sequence ATGAAAAAGCCCGCTGCCCTCGCCGCCCTTCTCGCCGCCACGCTGCTGGCCGCGCCCGCACGCGCCGACGATTTTCCATCCGCCATCACCGTCAGTGGCGAGGCGACGGTCTCCGTCGCGCCCGACCTCGCGCAGATCGATGCCGGCGTCGCCAACGATGCCAAGTCGGCGAAGGAAGCGTCCGACGCCAACAACGCCGCGATGGGCAAGGTGCTGCTGGCGCTGAAAGGCGCGGGGATCGACGAGAAGGATTATCAGACCTCGCGGCTGTCGCTGCAGCCGCAATACGGCCAGAACAAATCGACAGGCGCCTCGCCGGTCGTCGGCTTCCGCGCCTCGAACCGCGTCACCGTGAAAATTCGCGACGTGACCAAGGTCGCCGGCATCATCGACACGCTGGTCGGTGCCGGCGCCAATGACATCGGCAACATCTCGTTCGAGGTGACGCAGGCCTCGAAACTGCTCGACGATGCCCGCGAACGAGCCGTGGCCGATGCCCGCCGCAAGGCCGAGATCTATGCCAGGGCCACCGGCGTCACGCTGGGCGCACCGCTCAGCGTCTCCGAAGGCGGCGCTCCGATGCCGCTGTTCAAGGGCCGCATGGCCGCAGCCCCGATGGCCGCGCCCTCGGCCGTCGCGCCGGGTGAGGAAACACTGTCGGTGACGGTGAATGTGAGCTGGGCGATCAAGCCGAAAGAGCAGTAG
- a CDS encoding GyrI-like domain-containing protein codes for MNGFRRIALAALIPAAALSLGLSGAHAQTPSPAPAASASPSPAPSATPSPAASATPAPAATPAPAPSPAASASPSPATPPPAAAATPAPVQTADPFGLETTLEAKKVVMVKGTANWDSAFDTLVDAFKALNALLDKQGIKHAGNSMIVYTSTDDTGFTFLAEIPIEQDPKNLTKDMSIGKSPEGKALKFVHRGSYDNMDNTYEAITNHLDDKKLEAKDTFIEEYLTDPLKTAEDKLVINVFVPLK; via the coding sequence ATGAATGGTTTTCGTCGCATCGCTCTGGCCGCGCTGATCCCGGCAGCAGCATTATCGCTGGGTCTGTCCGGCGCTCACGCCCAGACCCCGAGCCCGGCACCCGCCGCGTCGGCCAGTCCCTCGCCGGCGCCATCTGCCACGCCCTCCCCGGCCGCAAGTGCCACGCCGGCCCCCGCCGCAACCCCCGCGCCGGCCCCATCGCCGGCGGCCAGCGCCTCGCCGAGCCCGGCAACCCCGCCGCCCGCCGCGGCCGCCACCCCCGCCCCGGTGCAGACCGCCGATCCCTTTGGCCTGGAGACCACGCTCGAGGCCAAGAAGGTCGTGATGGTCAAGGGCACTGCCAATTGGGACTCGGCCTTCGACACCCTGGTCGACGCCTTCAAGGCGCTGAACGCGCTGCTCGACAAGCAGGGCATCAAGCACGCGGGCAATTCGATGATCGTCTACACCTCGACCGACGACACCGGTTTCACCTTCCTTGCCGAGATCCCGATCGAGCAGGATCCCAAGAACCTGACCAAGGACATGAGCATCGGCAAATCGCCGGAGGGCAAGGCGCTGAAATTCGTCCATCGCGGCTCCTACGACAACATGGACAACACCTATGAGGCGATCACCAATCACCTCGACGACAAGAAGCTGGAAGCCAAGGACACGTTCATCGAGGAATACCTCACCGATCCCCTGAAGACGGCCGAGGACAAGCTCGTGATCAATGTGTTCGTACCGCTGAAGTGA
- the dapF gene encoding diaminopimelate epimerase, whose protein sequence is MSALANHAFAKMNGIGNEIVVVDMRDSAGKVTPDDARAVASADGGVPYDQLMVLQKPRLDGTEAFISIYNNDGSEAGACGNGMRCVVRRIFEKSGQATATFETAAGLLNAWQGPASDLYTVDMGAPKFGWQDIPLAEEFRDTRYIELQIGPIDKPILHSPSVVSMGNPHAIFWVDDVNAYDLERFGPLLENHPIFPERANITLAHIVDREHITMRTWERGAGLTRACGSAACATAVAAARLKRTERKVEMTLPGGKLGIEWRERDDHVLMTGTATFEFEGNFDPALFAPAG, encoded by the coding sequence ATGAGCGCGCTGGCCAACCACGCATTTGCCAAGATGAACGGCATCGGCAACGAGATCGTCGTTGTCGACATGCGCGATTCCGCAGGGAAGGTCACGCCGGACGACGCCCGCGCGGTGGCCTCCGCGGACGGTGGCGTCCCCTATGACCAGCTCATGGTGCTGCAGAAGCCTCGGCTCGACGGCACTGAAGCCTTCATCAGCATCTACAACAATGACGGCTCCGAAGCCGGTGCCTGCGGCAACGGCATGCGCTGCGTGGTTCGCCGCATTTTCGAGAAGAGCGGACAGGCCACGGCGACCTTCGAGACGGCGGCCGGCCTGCTCAATGCCTGGCAGGGCCCGGCGTCAGACCTCTACACCGTCGATATGGGCGCGCCGAAGTTCGGCTGGCAGGACATTCCGCTGGCGGAAGAGTTTCGCGACACCCGCTACATCGAATTGCAGATCGGGCCGATCGACAAGCCGATCCTGCATTCGCCGTCCGTGGTCAGCATGGGTAATCCGCACGCGATCTTCTGGGTCGACGACGTCAACGCCTATGATCTCGAGCGCTTTGGTCCGCTCCTGGAAAATCATCCGATCTTTCCCGAGCGCGCCAACATCACGCTGGCTCATATCGTCGATCGCGAGCACATCACGATGCGTACCTGGGAGCGCGGTGCGGGTCTCACCCGGGCCTGCGGCTCGGCGGCCTGTGCGACCGCGGTTGCGGCCGCACGCCTGAAGCGCACCGAACGCAAGGTCGAGATGACGCTGCCGGGCGGCAAGCTCGGCATCGAATGGCGCGAGCGCGACGACCACGTGCTGATGACGGGCACCGCGACCTTCGAATTTGAAGGCAATTTCGATCCGGCGCTGTTCGCGCCGGCCGGGTAA
- the mtaB gene encoding tRNA (N(6)-L-threonylcarbamoyladenosine(37)-C(2))-methylthiotransferase MtaB, which translates to MAVEVVTFGCRLNAFEAEVIRREAEGAGLSDTIVINSCAVTNEAVAQARQSIRKLKRERPGARIVVTGCAAQTQSDMFAEMAEVDRVVGNDDKMRGEAWRAARDAFDLGASEKIAVSDIMAVREMAPHLIDGFASRLPRVFVQVQNGCDHRCTFCIIPYGRGNSRSVPMGAVVDQVRALVERGHAEIVLTGVDLTSYGADLPGAPKLGMLTRQILRHVPELKRLRISSIDSIEADIDLLDAIADDARLMPHLHLSLQSGDDMILKRMKRRHLRQDAIAFCNQVRRLRPDIVFGADIIAGFPTETEEMFSRSLDLVEECGLTFLHVFPYSPRPGTPAARMPQVAGGAIKARAKRLRAAGEAALRQRLQAEIGATRDVLTESEEQGRTEHYLPVAIAGERVGSVVPLRIAGSDGERLTI; encoded by the coding sequence ATGGCTGTCGAGGTCGTCACTTTCGGCTGCCGCCTCAATGCTTTCGAGGCCGAGGTGATCCGCCGCGAAGCGGAGGGCGCCGGTCTTTCCGATACCATCGTCATCAACAGCTGCGCCGTCACCAACGAGGCGGTGGCGCAGGCGCGGCAGTCGATCCGCAAGTTGAAACGCGAACGGCCCGGTGCGCGCATCGTCGTCACCGGCTGCGCGGCGCAGACGCAAAGCGATATGTTCGCCGAGATGGCCGAGGTCGACCGCGTCGTCGGCAATGACGACAAGATGCGCGGTGAAGCCTGGCGCGCGGCGCGGGATGCCTTCGATCTCGGCGCCAGCGAGAAGATCGCGGTCAGCGACATCATGGCTGTCAGGGAAATGGCGCCGCATCTGATCGACGGTTTTGCGAGCCGCCTGCCGCGGGTGTTCGTGCAGGTGCAGAACGGCTGCGACCATCGCTGCACCTTCTGCATCATTCCCTATGGCCGCGGCAATTCGCGCTCGGTGCCGATGGGCGCGGTGGTCGATCAGGTGCGGGCGCTGGTGGAGCGCGGCCATGCCGAGATCGTGCTGACCGGCGTCGATCTCACCAGCTACGGCGCCGATCTGCCGGGCGCACCAAAGCTCGGCATGCTGACCAGGCAGATCCTGCGGCATGTGCCGGAGCTGAAGCGGCTGCGCATCTCCTCGATCGATTCGATCGAGGCCGACATCGATCTGTTGGATGCCATCGCCGACGATGCGCGGCTGATGCCGCATCTGCATCTGTCGCTGCAGTCCGGCGACGACATGATTCTGAAGCGCATGAAGCGGCGGCATTTGCGGCAGGATGCGATTGCGTTCTGCAATCAGGTGCGCCGGCTGCGCCCTGACATCGTTTTCGGTGCCGACATCATCGCGGGCTTTCCGACCGAGACCGAGGAGATGTTCTCGCGCTCGCTCGATTTGGTCGAGGAATGCGGCCTGACATTCCTGCATGTTTTCCCCTATTCGCCACGTCCCGGCACGCCGGCCGCACGGATGCCGCAGGTCGCGGGCGGTGCGATCAAGGCGCGCGCGAAGCGGCTGCGCGCAGCGGGCGAGGCCGCGTTACGGCAGCGGCTGCAAGCCGAGATCGGCGCGACGCGCGACGTGCTGACCGAGAGCGAGGAGCAGGGGCGCACCGAGCATTATCTGCCGGTGGCGATTGCGGGCGAGCGCGTCGGCAGCGTCGTGCCGCTCAGGATCGCCGGCTCCGATGGCGAGCGGCTCACGATATAG
- a CDS encoding DUF2336 domain-containing protein has translation MSKAELSIVDEVESAIRLGSPEKGLETARRVTDLFLSSAGSFDDEQVALFDDVLERLIGTIELRAIADMGARVALAEISAQLAPVAQAPPSVIRRLANNDEIRIAGPVLQESARLDDGELVRIASSKGETHLLAVAGRWWLKEIVTDALLARRYPSVSRRLAANPGARMSGKGFAVVVGQAESDPELAVSVGVRVDLPSDLRRQLLRSATDTVRTRLLSRAPPDLFDEIQSAIAAVTVGVEREMSGVRDFEGAKRAIASLKASGQLNEATLLGFARHRRYEEAVAALAALSGSTVEVIRPLMQSLREDGLLVPCKAAQLSWETTAAVLESRFATGAMKPADVARAQSNFARMSPENARRTLRFWQVRAS, from the coding sequence ATGTCCAAGGCCGAGCTATCGATTGTCGACGAGGTCGAATCCGCCATTCGACTGGGCTCCCCGGAAAAGGGCCTCGAAACGGCCCGGCGCGTCACCGACCTGTTCCTGTCCTCCGCCGGAAGTTTTGACGACGAGCAGGTCGCGCTGTTCGACGACGTGCTCGAACGCCTGATCGGCACCATCGAGCTGCGCGCCATCGCCGACATGGGTGCACGCGTCGCGCTCGCCGAGATCAGCGCCCAGCTCGCGCCGGTCGCGCAGGCCCCGCCCTCCGTCATCCGCCGCCTCGCCAACAATGACGAGATCCGTATCGCCGGTCCGGTGCTGCAGGAATCCGCACGCCTCGACGACGGCGAGCTGGTGAGGATCGCATCATCCAAGGGCGAAACGCATCTGCTCGCGGTCGCCGGCCGCTGGTGGCTGAAGGAAATCGTCACCGACGCGCTGCTGGCGCGCCGCTATCCCAGCGTCAGCCGGCGTCTCGCCGCCAATCCCGGCGCGCGCATGTCCGGCAAGGGATTTGCCGTCGTCGTCGGGCAGGCCGAGAGCGATCCCGAGCTCGCGGTGAGCGTCGGCGTCCGCGTCGACCTGCCGTCGGACCTGCGCCGCCAATTGCTGCGTTCCGCGACGGATACGGTTCGCACCCGGCTGCTGTCGCGCGCGCCGCCCGATCTGTTCGACGAGATCCAGAGTGCGATTGCCGCCGTCACGGTTGGCGTCGAACGCGAGATGTCCGGCGTCCGCGATTTCGAAGGCGCCAAGCGGGCGATTGCCAGTCTCAAGGCATCCGGTCAGCTCAACGAGGCGACGCTGCTCGGCTTTGCAAGACACCGACGCTACGAGGAGGCCGTGGCGGCTCTCGCAGCCTTGTCAGGATCGACCGTCGAGGTGATTCGTCCGCTGATGCAGAGCCTGCGCGAAGATGGCCTGCTGGTGCCGTGCAAGGCGGCGCAACTGAGCTGGGAAACCACCGCCGCCGTGCTCGAAAGCCGCTTTGCGACAGGCGCCATGAAGCCGGCGGATGTTGCGAGAGCGCAGAGCAATTTCGCCCGCATGTCGCCGGAGAATGCACGACGCACGCTGCGGTTCTGGCAGGTACGGGCGTCGTAG
- a CDS encoding RNA pseudouridine synthase, translated as MLDVPELTADEILARVLHRDGLMLIIDKPAGLPVHRGPKGGANLEDSFNALCFGLPRPPVLAHRLDKDTSGCLVLGRHRKATASLGLLFKHGKIGKTYWTVVEGGPAEDEGTVDMPLGRLNAERGWWQKPDPEGQKAVTNWKVMGRGDGFTWLAMEPVTGRTHQLRVHSSATGWPIFGDNIYGNGPRFGEPKLHLHSREIVVPISRNKDPVRVVAPAPPHMHEKLRACGWNGE; from the coding sequence TTGCTCGATGTTCCCGAATTGACCGCCGACGAGATTTTGGCGCGCGTGCTCCACCGCGACGGGCTGATGCTGATCATCGACAAGCCGGCCGGCCTGCCGGTGCATCGCGGTCCCAAGGGCGGCGCCAATCTGGAGGACTCCTTCAACGCGCTCTGTTTCGGCCTGCCGCGGCCGCCGGTGCTGGCCCACCGGCTGGACAAGGACACCTCCGGCTGCCTGGTGCTCGGCCGCCATCGCAAGGCGACCGCCTCGCTCGGCCTGCTGTTCAAGCATGGCAAGATCGGCAAGACCTACTGGACCGTGGTCGAGGGTGGCCCTGCCGAGGACGAAGGCACCGTCGACATGCCGCTCGGCCGGCTCAACGCCGAGCGCGGCTGGTGGCAGAAGCCTGATCCGGAGGGGCAGAAGGCCGTCACCAATTGGAAGGTGATGGGCCGGGGCGACGGTTTCACCTGGCTCGCCATGGAACCGGTGACCGGCCGGACCCATCAATTGCGGGTGCATTCGTCAGCGACCGGCTGGCCGATATTCGGCGATAACATTTACGGCAACGGTCCGCGTTTCGGCGAGCCGAAGCTGCACCTGCATTCCCGCGAGATCGTGGTGCCGATCTCCCGGAACAAGGACCCGGTCCGCGTGGTCGCGCCGGCCCCGCCCCACATGCACGAGAAGCTGCGCGCCTGCGGCTGGAACGGGGAATAA